In one window of Pagrus major chromosome 12, Pma_NU_1.0 DNA:
- the abraxas1 gene encoding BRCA1-A complex subunit Abraxas 1: protein MAEPTVRMSGIVLSSLMFQHVNSDSDVEGLILGESRIEEQITISDSQADHIHIEEVYNIQKHIACYKLNDFYNNVGDVNVDAVKKILAENKQENLIGWYRQRRNTDQQMTFREKVVHEKLKSALSNPHMIFVLLTPSKVTAPGSTHRMEYAAFISRSRCFMNVPVLVNNLGLLEQLAYWKVSAPCSAAGYNLTMKKHSAKFFSSNGLLRDVNEVNKMNESLQSELQKACGDVEESERLVETLQADVSVLRRRLREKKQSSAGKASDDSPEQKKNLLLHEAVRALFACSPLFHTQTLTLEAFPVPAVCCSAKPDEDESMTDAQETVSLLCPSGTNCRKRPRETQPLRERKRTKSNS, encoded by the exons ATGGCGGAACCGACTGTCCGCATGTCTGGGATTGTTTTATCGTCTTTAATGTTCCAGCATGTTAACAGTGATTCAGACGTG GAGGGTCTGATCCTCGGAGAGAGCAGGATCGAGGAGCAGATCACCATCAGTGACTCTCAGGCTGATCACATTCACATCGAGGAGGTTTACA ATATCCAGAAGCACATCGCCTGCTACAAACTGAACGA CTTCTACAACAATGTGGGAGACGTGAATGTGGACGCTGTAAAGAAAATCCTGGCAGAAAATAAGCAG GAGAACCTGATTGGTTGGTACCGTCAGCGCAGGAACACGGACCAACAGATGACGTTCAGGGAGAAGGTCGTCCACGAGAAGCTGAAAAGCGCTCTGTCCAACCCTCACATGATCTTTGTGCTGCTGACGCCCAGCAAGGTAACAGCTCCAGGTTCAACACACAGGATGGAGTACGCTGCCTTCATCTCCCGCAGCAG gtGCTTCATGAACGTCCCTGTGCTGGTCAATAATCTGGGTTTACTGGAGCAGCTGGCGTACTGGAAGGTGTCGGCTCCGTGCTCTGCAGCAGGTTATAACCTCACCATGAAGAAACACAG CGCCAAGTTCTTCTCCTCCAACGGGCTGCTGAGAGACGTCAACGAAGTGAACAAAATGAACGAGTCGCTGCAGTCGGAGCTGCAG AAAGCGTGCGGGGACGTGGAGGAGAGTGAACGTCTGGTTGAAACGCTGCAGGCAGATGTTTCAGTTCTGAGGAGACGACTAAGAGAGAAGAAGCAGAGCAGCGCAGGAAAAG cttcaGATGATTCACCTGAGCAGAAGAAGAACCTGCTGCTCCACGAGGCCGTCAGAGCTCTGTTCGCCTGCTCTCCTCTGTTCCACACTCAGACTTTAACCCTTGAGGCGTTTCCCGTCCCCGCCGTCTGCTGCAGTGCCAAGCCGGACGAAGACGAGTCCATGACGGACGCTCAGGAAACGGTGTCCCTGCTGTGTCCCAGTGGAACAAACTGTAGGAAAAGGCCGAGAGAGACGCAGCCACTGAGGGAGAGGAAACGCACCAAGAGCAACtcatga
- the LOC141005615 gene encoding uncharacterized protein produces the protein MSPVESLREFVNERLTAAAEEIFRVFKTTIVQYEEEIDRQRVLLDICWKPQVKLHRTELPQQHVCKEEEVLAGSDQQLCNQERNSSLDQEDPEPPEIKEEQEELCTSREGEQLVLKVETDTVMLTPTYEESDHSEAEPKSDHQLLSNNSHVAESQDQKGGKHGDSGSAGDGEPKQKKRHHTAHAHPGKKSFKCDTCGKAFKFKSQLNAHLRTHTGEKTYSCNTCGKDFRHRSSLTLHMRIHTGEKPYSCKTCGKAFSCRANFTDHERIHTGEKPFTCEICGKAFSRRVHFTVHMRTHTGEKPYSCNTCGKDFMHQSSFTVHMRIHTGEKPYSCKTCGKAFRTPGQLTVHMRSHTHQNKFICQTCGTTFRRHVELTAHMRTHTGERLHSCKTCGKGFKRSGELTVHIRTHTGDKPHSCKTCGKDFRHHSSLTLHMRTHTGEKPYSCKTCGKTFSESSRLKKHLRIHTGEKPYSCQTCGKAFRTLGNLKIHTRTHTGERPFSCNTCGKTFSFQSALKKHSRIHTGEKPYSCETCGKTFSESSRLKVHVRIHTGEKPFLCKTCGKTYSDRSYLTRHLKTHTGE, from the exons atgagTCCAGTGgagagtttgagagagtttgtcaacgagcgactaactgctgctgctgaagaaatattccgagtgtttaaaacaactatcGTCCAGTACGAGGAGGAGATCGATCGGCAGCGCGTcctgctggatatctgctggaaaccccaagtaaagttacacaggacag agctcccacagcaacatgtctgtaaggaggaggaggttctggCTGGTTCTGACCAGCAGCTCTgtaaccaggagaggaactccagtctggaccaagaggacccagagcctccagagattaaagaggaacaggaggaactctgcaccagtcgggagggagagcagcttgtactgaaggtGGAGACGGATACCGTCATGTTGACTCcaacttatgaggaaagtgaccatagtgaagcagaaccaaagagtgaccaccagctcctctccaacaactctcatgtagctgagagccaagatcagaaaggaggaaaacatggagattcaggatcagctggagatggagagccaaagcaaaagaaaagacatcacacAGCTCATGCACACCCAggtaaaaagtctttcaaatgtgacacatgtggaaaggcTTTTAAGTTTAAGTCCCAATTGAATGCACATCTAAGAACCCACACAGGCGAGAAGACGTATTCTTGCAATACATGTGGGAAGGACTTCAGGCATCGTAGTTCATTAACACtacacatgagaatccacacaggtgagaagccgtattcttgcaaaacatgtgggaaagctttcagttGTCGTGCAAACTTTACAGATCACgagagaatccacacaggtgaaaagccttttacctgtgaaatttgtgggaaagctttcagccgtCGTGTTCACTTTACAGttcacatgagaacccacacaggcgagaagccgtattcttgcAACACATGTGGGAAAGATTTCATGCATCAGAGTTCCTTTACagttcacatgagaatccacacaggtgagaagccatatTCTTGTAAAACATGTGGGAAGGCTTTCAGGACTCCTGGACAgttaacagtccacatgagatCCCACACGCATCAGAATAAGTTTATTTGCCAAACTTGTGGGACAACGTTCAGGAGACATGTTGAATTAACAGCTCACATGagaactcacacaggtgagaggctgcattcttgcaaaacatgtgggaaaggtTTCAAGCGTAGTGGTGAATTAACAGTCCACATCAGAACTCACACAGGTGACAAGCCgcattcttgcaaaacatgcGGGAAAGATTTCAGGCATCATAGTTCCTTAACACttcacatgagaacccacacaggtgagaagccatattcttgcaaaacatgcGGGAAAACATTCTCCGAGTCGTCTCGTTTGAAAAAGCACttgagaatccacacaggtgagaagccgtattcttgccaaacatgcGGGAAGGCTTTCAGGACTCTTGGCAACTTAAAAATCCACACGagaactcacacaggtgagaggcCATTTTCTTGCAACACATGTGGGAAAACATTCTCTTTTCAGTCTGCTTTGAAAAAGCATTcgagaatccacacaggtgagaagccgtattcttgcGAAACATGCGGGAAAACATTCTCTGAGTCGTCTCGTTTGAAAGTCCATgtgagaatccacacaggtgagaagccattCCTTTGCAAGACCTGCGGGAAAACATACTCTGATCGGTCTTATTTGACCAGACATTTGAAAACGCATACTGGCGAGTAG